In the Flavobacterium acetivorans genome, one interval contains:
- a CDS encoding GDSL-type esterase/lipase family protein — translation MKPIKINLFLFLCLTFLVLGQETIAQNTAIKVACIGDSVTAGYLLADPATASYPSQLQILMGENYEVKNFGYSGATLLKKGHKPYYKTKECADAIAYRPDIAIIHLGLNDTDPRNWPNYKEDFDADYSWLLDTLKKQNPAVQLYICRMTPIFNEHSRFKSGTRDWYWQIQSHITPIAKANQVGLIDLHENLYARPDLFPDALHPTKEGAAILAKTVYGNITKDFGGFQLASVFSDNMVLQRNQPIQLYGTANGGDVVEISFNQQKKKAITDKYGKWKISFPAMTHGGPYKMNISCNEKNSTLNNILIGDVWFCSGQSNMAFQLQESKDGKEEIKKAIQNSNLRLLNFKAIKETDNTAWDSLSLAKTNQLEFFTGNWTNCDSLTAKDFSAIAYYFGKNIALEENVPVGLIQLAVGGSPIESWIDRYTLEHDDKVVDLLTNWRKSDFIMPWVRERAGVNLKNATNPKQRHPYDPAYNFEAGVKKLTQFPIKGVIWYQGESNAHHIELYEHLLPTMVQSWRKAWNLDFPFYYVQLSSIDRPSWPAFREAQNGMQKIIPNSGMAVSMDYGDSTNVHPIWKKEVADRLALLALRYTYGKSVIANGPSALKAVKKKELISLSFAFAKKLTTADKKELVGFELVTDRGKHIKTKAEIIKNKVSISIPKGENITNVLYAWEPFSRANLVNEAGLPCSTFRLEVQ, via the coding sequence ATGAAACCAATTAAAATAAATCTTTTTTTATTTTTATGCCTAACTTTTCTCGTCTTAGGACAAGAAACAATTGCGCAAAATACAGCCATCAAAGTGGCCTGTATTGGTGATTCTGTGACGGCTGGTTATCTGCTTGCTGACCCAGCAACAGCCTCCTATCCGTCCCAGCTTCAAATCTTGATGGGAGAAAATTATGAGGTTAAAAACTTTGGTTATAGTGGAGCGACTCTTTTAAAAAAAGGCCATAAACCTTATTATAAGACTAAGGAATGTGCTGATGCTATTGCTTATCGTCCCGATATAGCTATCATTCATTTGGGTCTTAATGATACCGATCCCAGAAATTGGCCTAATTATAAAGAAGATTTTGATGCCGATTATTCTTGGTTATTGGATACCTTAAAAAAGCAAAATCCAGCCGTACAATTGTACATCTGTAGAATGACGCCTATCTTCAACGAACATTCTCGTTTCAAATCAGGAACCAGAGATTGGTATTGGCAGATTCAATCCCACATTACTCCTATTGCCAAAGCGAACCAAGTGGGACTTATTGACTTACACGAAAATTTGTATGCACGTCCTGATCTTTTCCCCGATGCTTTACATCCTACAAAAGAAGGAGCGGCAATTTTGGCGAAAACCGTTTATGGAAATATTACAAAAGATTTTGGCGGATTCCAATTAGCCTCTGTTTTCTCTGATAATATGGTTTTACAACGCAATCAGCCTATTCAGTTGTATGGAACTGCTAATGGTGGCGATGTGGTGGAAATAAGCTTTAACCAACAAAAAAAGAAAGCAATAACGGATAAATACGGAAAATGGAAAATTAGCTTTCCTGCTATGACCCATGGCGGCCCTTATAAAATGAATATCAGCTGCAATGAAAAAAACAGTACTTTGAATAATATTCTCATTGGCGATGTTTGGTTTTGTTCCGGACAATCCAATATGGCTTTTCAGCTTCAAGAATCTAAAGACGGAAAGGAAGAAATAAAAAAAGCAATCCAAAATTCAAACCTTCGTTTACTGAATTTTAAAGCAATTAAAGAAACGGATAACACGGCCTGGGATTCCCTTTCATTGGCAAAAACCAATCAATTGGAATTCTTTACTGGGAATTGGACCAATTGTGATTCATTAACAGCAAAAGATTTTTCGGCAATTGCCTATTATTTTGGTAAAAATATTGCCCTTGAGGAAAATGTGCCCGTAGGTTTGATACAGCTTGCCGTTGGCGGATCGCCAATAGAATCCTGGATTGACCGATATACATTAGAACATGACGACAAAGTGGTCGATTTATTGACCAATTGGCGTAAATCCGATTTCATCATGCCTTGGGTTAGAGAACGAGCTGGTGTGAATTTGAAAAATGCCACAAATCCTAAACAGCGCCATCCGTATGACCCCGCATACAATTTTGAAGCTGGCGTAAAAAAATTGACCCAATTTCCAATAAAAGGGGTGATTTGGTACCAAGGCGAAAGCAATGCGCACCATATCGAATTGTATGAGCATCTTTTGCCTACTATGGTTCAAAGTTGGCGCAAAGCCTGGAATTTAGATTTTCCTTTTTATTATGTCCAATTATCCAGTATCGACCGTCCGTCGTGGCCGGCATTTAGAGAAGCTCAAAATGGCATGCAAAAAATAATCCCAAATAGCGGTATGGCTGTGAGTATGGATTATGGAGATTCAACTAATGTTCACCCTATCTGGAAAAAAGAAGTAGCAGACCGCTTGGCACTTTTGGCCTTGCGCTATACCTACGGAAAATCAGTCATTGCTAATGGTCCATCGGCTTTGAAAGCGGTTAAAAAAAAGGAGTTAATTAGCCTTTCTTTCGCTTTTGCAAAAAAACTAACCACAGCGGATAAAAAAGAATTAGTTGGTTTTGAACTTGTTACTGATAGAGGAAAACACATTAAAACCAAAGCGGAAATAATCAAAAATAAAGTGAGTATCAGTATTCCAAAAGGAGAAAACATTACAAATGTCTTATACGCTTGGGAACCTTTCAGCAGAGCTAATTTAGTAAATGAAGCCGGCTTGCCATGCTCTACTTTTAGATTAGAAGTGCAATAA